One Salvelinus sp. IW2-2015 unplaced genomic scaffold, ASM291031v2 Un_scaffold3695, whole genome shotgun sequence genomic window, cAAAagacggaatggagctaagcacaggcaaaatccgagaggaaaacctggttcagtctgctttccaacagacacagggagagaaaaaaatgcacctttcagcaggacaataaagctagaacacaaggccaaatatacactggagttgttacCAAGACAACATGGAATCTTCCTGAGtaacctagttacagttttgacttaaatcggcttgaaaatctatggcaagacttgtaaatggctgtctagcaatgatcaacaaccaacttgatagagcttgaagaattgttttaaagaataatgtgcaaatattgtacaatccagatgtgcagagctcttagagacttacccagaaagactcacatcatgaggatggaaaattatgtggatatattgaagcaacatctcaagacatcattcaggaagttaaagcttggtcgcaaatgggtcttccaaatggacattgaccccaagcatactttcaaagttgtggcaaaatggcttaaggacaacaaaaaatcaaggtattggagtggccatcacaaagcctgacctcaatcctatagaaaatgtgtgggtagaactgaaaaagcgtgtgcaacaaggaggcctacaaacctgactcagttacaccagctctgtcaggaggaatgggccagaattcacccaactcattgtgggaagcttgtggaaggctacctgaaacatttgacgcaagttaaacaatttaaaggcaatgctacccaatactaattgagtgtatgtaaacttctgacccactgggaatgtgatgaaagaaaaaaagctgaaataaatcattctctctactattattctgacatttcacattcttaaataaaagtggtgatcctaactgactaagtcagggcatttttacaaggattaaatgtcaggaattgtgaaaaacgattttaatgtattttgctaaggtgtatgtaaacttccgacttcaactgtatataacataCTAAACAGGGGAAAtggtaaaccaggtgtgtgtaatcagacaagacagccggggttgatgataatgaatccagttcagtgaagcctagaagcGGCTCATAGACCTCCGGAAccggtgaacagaatgagcatcagtaccggggggatccgtgacaattCCTTATCTTGCAGAATGGTGTCCTCCTTTCCACTATATGAGGATTGTCTTTACTTCCCCTCTATGTAAAGAGTGTATCTACATATACTAAGCTTTAGCTGTcagaagcagctcacagatcactgcacctgtacatagcccatctgaaaatagcccatccaactacctcaccccatattgttattattattattttcttctcctttgcaccccagtatctctacttgcatattcatcttctgcacatctatcactccagtatttaattgctaaattgtaattacttcaccactacggcctatttattgccttacctccctaatcttacttcatttgcacacaatgtaatatagatttttcctattgtgttattgactgtacgtttgtttattccatggtaTAACTCTTGTTGTTTTTgcgttgcactgctttgctttatcttggccaggtcgcagttgtaaatgagaacttgttctcaactggcctacctggttaaataaaggtgattctagactacctggttaaataaaggtgatctagacacctggttaaataaaggtgatctagactacctggttaaataaaggtatctagactacctggttaaataaaggtgtctagactacctggttaaataaggtgatcTAGACtacactggttaaataaaggtgatctagactactgttaaataaaaggtgatcTAGACTACTGTGATTAAATAAAGGTTGGAAATAAAAATAACTAAGGTATTCAGCGTGTTCGGTGGTGATCTGGATGGTTGCTATGACATTGCAACAATAGTGAacagaacagcagcagcagtgatcttacaacatcacacacacacacacacacacacacaagagcgaGAGAGTCCGTCCCTCTCCAGCACCTCTATGGTTTTCTTACTGCCTTCTGTACAAACCACCCGATCCTGTACGACACCACCCAGTCCTGTACGACACCACCAGTCCTGTACGACACCACCCAATCCTGTTACGACACCACCCAGTCCTGTACGACACCACTCAGCCCTGTCTGACACCACCCAGTCCTGTACGACACCACTCAGCCCTGTACGACACCACCCAGTCCTGTACGACACCACCCAGTCCCGTACGACACCACCCAGTCCTGTACGACACCACTCAGCCCTGTACGACACCACCCAGTCCTGACGACACCACTCAGCCCTGTACGACACCACCCATCCTGTACGACACCACCCAGTCCTGTACGACACCACTCAGCCCTGTCTGACACCACCAGTACTGTACGACACCACTCAGCCCTGTACGACACCACCAGTCCTGTACGAACCACTCAGCCCTGTACGACATCACCCAGTCCCGTACGACACCACCACCAGTCCTGTACGACACCACCCAATCCTGTACGACACCCCTCAGTCCTGTACGACACCCTCAGCCCTGTACGACACCCCTCAGCCCTGTATGTGCTGGATTGCCCTGTATGACACCACCCAGCCTGTACGACACCCCTCAGCCCTGTACGACACCCCTCAGCCCTGTACGACACCCCTCAGCCCTGTACGACACCCCTCAGCCCTGTACGACACCCTCAGCCCTGTATGTGCTGATTGCCCTGTACGACACCACTCAGCCCTGTACGACACCACCCAATCCTGTTACGACACCACCCAGTCCTGTACGACACCACTCAGCCCTGTCTGACACCACCCAGTTACTGTACGACACCACTCAGCCCTGTACGACACCACCCAGTCCTGTACGACACCACTCAGCTCTGTACGACATCACCCAGTCCCTTACAGACACCACCCAGTCCTGTACGAACAACCACCCCAATCTGGTACGACACACTTCAGTACTAGTACGGACACCCCTCAGCCCTGTACGACACCCCTCAGCCCTGTACGACACCACTCAGCCCTGTACGACACCACCGAATCCTGTACGACACCCCTCAGCCCTGTATGTGCTGATTGCCCTGTACGACACCCCTCAGCCCTGTACGACACCCCTCACCCCTCAGCCCTGTCCACTCACAATGAGTGGTGTCATTGTGAGCAAAACGATTAATCATATcacttgaaaaaaatatttttaaagggTTAATATCCTTCGATATGAGCATCTGTGGCTTCTATTTCAGAAAATCCTGAATTACCTAAAATCTCTCATTGGTGTTACCATCATTGGTGTTACCATCATTGGTGTTATTGGTGTTACTACATTGTGCCACCATTGTACTGTTTGCACAATGTTATCGTAATGGTCAAAAATATTTAATGTCATTAATCTACTGTACCATATTAGTCGATTTAGAATGGGAATATGtaccaaaatacatttaaaaaaacgacCAATCTCTCATTGGTGCATCACTAAATACCGccccctctcctcatcctgaCAGCTTGCCCATCATGTAATTATGTCCCCCCTGCAACCAGGGCAGTAATCTCAGTCACTTGTCCGTCCATTATTATTTTCCCTCTctattccctcctctcccccggtATCTGTATTCATTTTCTCTCTACTGTGCTTTCAccttggctgcatttacacaggcagcacaattctgatcttttgcacaATTAGtggctgatctgattggtcgaaagaccaattagttgcactctatctctctctcgatctctctctcttgagGCCAAAAGCCTGAATGACCACCCTTATTCCAAGAAacaacaagagggagagagaacaagggagggagagagaggtgctcTGATCTCTGTCGACAGAGGTCCTCTGCTTAACGATATTGCTAAGATAAGAAAAGAGGGCCGGAGCGAGGCagcgggagggaggtggagaatgAATTAGTAGGAAGGGAAAGAACGAGTATACAGAATTAGAGCAcctcactcaattctgaggatttcctcagctcagagccttacccgaacattgatgaacttgtgaaaagatgggacaccacaagtatcaccctcaacctcaaacaagtgaacattactgtgcaatcactatttagagtttttactcagttcaagtttaaaagttaaagtttaatatttgttttcactgcatgttacttctccttaaacaaagtgttgtttttgattaatagatttttgcactttattttattgtatttcaatccaattatattttaaaatatttttcagttgagtggatgatagaaaattgctattattgtttttttctttgaagtaaattagcCNNNNNNNNNNNNNNNNNNNNNNNNNNNNNNNNNNNNNNNNNNNNNNNNNNNNNNNNNNNNNNNNNNNNNNNNNNNNNNNNNNNNNNNNNNNNNNNNNNNNNNNNNNNNNNNNNNNNNNNNNNNNNNNNNNNNNNNNNNNNNNNNNNNNNNNNNNNNNNNNNNNNNNNNNNNNNNNNNNNNNNNNNNNNNNNNNNNNNNNNNNNNNNNNNNNNNNNNNNNNNNNNNNNNNNNNNNNNNNNNNNNNNNNNNNNNNNNNNNNNNNNNNNNNNNNNNNNNNNNNNNNNNNNNNNNNNNNNNNNNNNNNNNNNNNNNNNNNNNNNNNNNNNNNNNNNNNNNNNNNNNNNNNNNNNNNNNNNNNNNNNNNNNNNNNNNNNNNNNNNNNNNNNNNNNNNNNNNNNNNNNNNNNNNNNNNNNNNNNNNNNNNNNNNNNNNNNNNNNNNNNNNNNNNNNNNNNNNNNNNNNNNNNNNNNNNNNNNNNNNNNNNNNNNNNNNNNNNNNNNNNNNNNNNNNNNNNNNNNNNNNNNNNNNNNNNNNNNNNNNNNNNNNNNNNNNNNNNNNNNNNNNNNNNNNNNNNNNNNNNNNNNNNNNNNNNNNNNNNNNNNNNNNNNNNNNNNNNNNNNNNNNNNNNNNNNNNNNNNNNNNNNNNNNNNNNNNNNNNNNNNNNNNNNNNNNNNNNNNNNNNNNNNNNNNNNNNNNNNNNNNNNNNNNNNNNNNNNNNNNNNNNNNNNNNNNNNNNNNNNNNNNNNNNNNNNNNNNNNNNNNNNNNNNNNNNNNNNNNNNNNNNNNNNNNNNNNNNNNNNNNNNNNNNNNNNNNNNNNNNNNNNNNNNNNNNNNNNNNNNNNNNNNNNNNNNNNNNNNNNNNNNNNNNNNNNNNNNNNNNNNNNNNNNNNNNNNNNNNNNNNNNNNNNNNNNNNNNNNNNNNNNNNNNNNNNNNNNNNNNNNNNNNNNNNNNNNNNNNNNNNNNNNNNNNNNNNNNNNNNNNNNNNNNNNNNNNNNNNNNNNNNNNNNNNNNNNNNNNNNNNNNNNNNNNNNNNNNNNNNNNNNNNNNNNNNNNNNNNNNNNNNNNNNNNNNNNNNNNNNNNNNNNNNNNNNNNNNNNNNNNNNNNNNNNNNNNNNNNN contains:
- the LOC139025988 gene encoding platelet glycoprotein Ib alpha chain-like translates to LYDTTSPVRHHPILLRHHPVLYDTTQPCLTPPSPVRHHSALYDTTQSCTTPPSPVRHHPVLYDTTQPCTTPPSPDDTTQPCTTPPILYDTTQSSLYDITQSRTTPPPVLYDTTQSCTTPLSPVRHPQPCTTPLSPVCAGLPCMTPPSLYDTPQPCTTPLSPVRHPSALYDTPQPCTTPSALYVLIALYDTTQPCTTPPNPVTTPPSPVRHHSALSDTTQLLYDTTQPCTTPPSPVRHHSALYDITQSLTDTTQSCTNNHPNLVRHTSVLVRTPLSPVRHPSALYDTTQPCTTPPNPVRHPSALYVLIALYDTPQPYLLSSAPSTSPHLSCACHGHGFREDNKGRSYKPENNERR